From one Streptomyces sp. R41 genomic stretch:
- a CDS encoding uracil-DNA glycosylase, whose product MTDIAMLPESWRGVLGEELQQPYFKELTEFVEEERAKGPVYPPREEVFAALDATPYERVKVLVLGQDPYHGEGQGHGLCFSVRPGVKTPPSLRNIYKEMKEELGTSIPDNGYLMPWAEQGVLLLNAVLTVRSGEANSHKGKGWEKFTDAVIRAVADRPDPAVFVLWGNYAQKKLPLIDEERHVVVKGAHPSPLSAKKFFGSRPFTQINEAVARQGHDPIDWQIPDLG is encoded by the coding sequence GTGACCGATATCGCCATGCTGCCCGAGTCCTGGCGCGGCGTCCTGGGCGAGGAGCTGCAGCAGCCCTACTTCAAGGAACTCACCGAGTTCGTCGAGGAGGAGCGCGCGAAGGGTCCCGTCTACCCTCCGCGGGAGGAGGTCTTCGCCGCGCTCGACGCGACGCCGTACGAGCGGGTGAAGGTGCTCGTCCTCGGCCAGGACCCGTATCACGGCGAGGGCCAGGGGCACGGCCTGTGCTTCTCGGTCCGCCCGGGCGTGAAGACCCCGCCTTCGCTCCGCAACATCTACAAGGAGATGAAGGAGGAGCTGGGCACCTCGATCCCGGACAACGGCTATCTGATGCCGTGGGCCGAGCAGGGTGTGCTGCTGCTGAACGCGGTGCTGACCGTGCGCTCCGGCGAGGCCAACTCGCACAAGGGCAAGGGCTGGGAGAAGTTCACGGACGCGGTGATCCGCGCCGTGGCCGACCGGCCCGACCCGGCCGTCTTCGTGCTGTGGGGCAACTACGCGCAGAAGAAGCTCCCGCTGATCGACGAGGAGCGTCACGTGGTGGTGAAGGGGGCGCACCCCTCGCCGCTGTCCGCGAAGAAGTTCTTCGGTTCCCGTCCGTTCACGCAGATCAACGAGGCGGTGGCCCGGCAGGGCCACGACCCCATCGATTGGCAGATCCCGGACCTGGGCTGA
- a CDS encoding ABC transporter substrate-binding protein: MFNRNRCLRQLAAATSITLVAGCGVLSSGSSDDKGPIVVGTTSAPSTLDPAASWDGSWELFRNIYQTLLSYPNGAVTPQPDAAKSCGFTDRSNRTYRCELRPDMKFSDGDTLDARAVKYSIDRIKKIAVRGGPAGLLGSLDRVQALGDREIVFHLNKPDATFPFVLATPAMSIVDPDDYPADALRTDGRVFGSGPYSLQSYEEGKKAELVRNDHYDGFAQRKNDAVTIRYFPGSAQMVEALRDKKIDVTYRGLAASDIVELQGRDSQKGIQLLEGAGTEISYLVFNPKDPWAGKPAVRKAIAQVVDRPAVAHNVYKDTVDPLYSMVPAGLIGHSTGFFDDYGQPSSSKARKILLEAGIKEPVPLTLWYTTDRYGSETAPEFRELKSQLEGSGLFRVTLKSRPWKTYEAGYRKGEYPVFGRGWFPDFPDAENFIAPFVGDQNALGTPYAAPRITNTLLPESRRQSDRGAVVKEFEEAQQILVDDARLLPLWQGKQYVAASEDISGGERALDPSTIMTMWELHRKTSW; encoded by the coding sequence GTGTTCAACCGGAACCGATGTCTGCGGCAGCTGGCGGCGGCCACGTCCATAACCCTGGTGGCCGGGTGTGGCGTCCTCTCCTCGGGATCGTCCGACGACAAGGGACCGATCGTTGTGGGCACCACCAGCGCTCCCAGCACGCTGGACCCGGCCGCCTCCTGGGACGGCTCCTGGGAGCTGTTCCGCAACATCTACCAGACGCTGCTGAGCTATCCCAACGGCGCGGTCACGCCCCAGCCCGACGCGGCCAAGAGCTGCGGGTTCACGGACAGATCCAATCGCACGTACCGCTGCGAACTCCGCCCGGACATGAAGTTCTCCGACGGGGACACGCTCGACGCCCGGGCCGTCAAGTACTCCATCGACCGGATCAAGAAGATCGCGGTACGCGGCGGTCCGGCGGGCCTGCTCGGCAGCCTCGACCGGGTCCAGGCGCTGGGCGACCGGGAGATCGTCTTCCACCTGAACAAGCCGGACGCCACCTTCCCGTTCGTCCTGGCCACGCCCGCCATGTCGATCGTCGACCCCGACGACTACCCCGCCGACGCCCTGCGCACCGACGGCAGGGTCTTCGGGTCCGGGCCGTACAGCCTCCAGTCCTACGAGGAGGGCAAGAAGGCCGAACTGGTCAGGAACGACCACTACGACGGTTTCGCCCAGCGCAAGAACGACGCGGTCACCATCCGCTACTTCCCGGGCTCGGCCCAGATGGTCGAAGCGCTCAGGGACAAGAAGATCGACGTCACCTACCGCGGGCTCGCCGCCTCGGACATCGTCGAGCTCCAGGGGCGCGACTCCCAGAAGGGCATCCAGCTCCTCGAAGGCGCCGGCACCGAGATCAGCTACCTGGTGTTCAACCCGAAGGACCCGTGGGCCGGGAAGCCCGCGGTCCGCAAGGCGATCGCCCAGGTCGTCGACCGGCCGGCCGTCGCGCACAACGTCTACAAGGACACCGTGGACCCGTTGTACTCCATGGTCCCCGCGGGCCTGATCGGTCACAGCACCGGCTTTTTCGATGACTACGGGCAGCCCAGTTCCTCCAAGGCCCGCAAGATCCTCCTGGAGGCGGGCATCAAGGAGCCCGTCCCGCTCACGCTCTGGTACACGACCGACCGCTACGGCTCCGAGACCGCTCCGGAGTTCCGGGAGCTCAAGAGCCAGCTCGAGGGCTCCGGCCTGTTCCGCGTCACGCTGAAGAGCCGCCCCTGGAAGACGTACGAGGCGGGCTACCGCAAGGGCGAGTACCCGGTGTTCGGGCGTGGCTGGTTCCCCGATTTCCCGGACGCCGAGAACTTCATCGCGCCCTTCGTGGGCGATCAGAACGCCCTCGGTACGCCCTATGCGGCCCCGCGGATCACGAACACCCTGCTGCCGGAGTCGCGCCGCCAGAGCGACCGAGGCGCCGTGGTGAAGGAGTTCGAGGAGGCCCAGCAGATCCTCGTCGACGACGCCCGGCTGCTGCCGCTGTGGCAGGGCAAGCAGTATGTGGCCGCGAGCGAGGACATCTCGGGCGGCGAGCGGGCCCTTGACCCGTCGACGATCATGACGATGTGGGAGCTGCACCGCAAGACCAGCTGGTAG
- a CDS encoding SDR family oxidoreductase → MTTLPELSGKVALITGASRGIGYGIAEALVARGDRVCITGRNEDALKEAVEALGSDRVIGVAGKAHDEAHQAIAVERTMEAFGRVDYLVNNAGTNPVFGPIAELDLNVARKVFETNVVSALGFAQQTWKAWQSENGGAIVNIASVAGLAPSPFIGAYGISKAAMINLTVQLAHEFAPKVRVNAIAPAVVKTKFAAALYEGREAEAAAAYPLGRLGVPSDIGGAAAFLTSQQSDWVTGQTLVVDGGMFLNAGVE, encoded by the coding sequence ATGACCACACTTCCCGAACTCTCGGGCAAGGTCGCGCTCATCACGGGCGCGAGCCGCGGCATCGGCTACGGCATCGCGGAGGCCCTGGTAGCCCGCGGCGATCGGGTCTGCATCACCGGCCGCAACGAGGACGCGCTGAAGGAGGCCGTCGAGGCCCTCGGCTCCGACCGCGTCATCGGCGTCGCCGGCAAGGCCCACGACGAGGCCCACCAGGCCATCGCCGTCGAGCGCACCATGGAGGCCTTCGGGCGCGTCGACTACCTGGTCAACAACGCCGGTACGAACCCGGTGTTCGGGCCGATCGCCGAGCTGGACCTCAATGTGGCGCGCAAGGTCTTCGAGACCAACGTCGTCTCGGCGCTCGGCTTCGCCCAGCAGACCTGGAAGGCCTGGCAGAGCGAGAACGGCGGCGCGATCGTCAACATCGCCTCCGTCGCGGGCCTCGCCCCCTCGCCGTTCATCGGCGCGTACGGCATCAGCAAGGCCGCAATGATCAACCTGACCGTCCAGCTGGCGCACGAGTTCGCGCCCAAGGTGCGGGTCAACGCCATCGCGCCCGCCGTGGTGAAGACCAAGTTCGCCGCGGCCTTGTACGAGGGTCGCGAGGCGGAGGCGGCCGCGGCCTACCCGCTCGGCCGGCTCGGCGTGCCCTCCGACATCGGGGGCGCCGCCGCGTTCCTCACCTCGCAGCAGTCGGACTGGGTCACCGGCCAGACGCTCGTTGTGGACGGCGGCATGTTCCTGAACGCCGGAGTCGAGTAG
- the fabG gene encoding 3-oxoacyl-ACP reductase FabG: MSTTEQRVAVVTGAARGIGAATAVRLAAEGRAVAVIDLDEAACKDTVEKITAAGGKAIAVGCDVSDEAQVEAAIARIAEELGAPTILVNNAGVLRDNLLFKMSASDWDTVMNVHLRGSFLMTRAVQKYMVDAKFGRIVNLSSSSALGNRGQVNYSAAKAGLQGFTKTLAFELGKFGVTANAVAPGFIVTDMTAATAARVGMGFEEFQAAAATQIPVQRVGNPDDIANAIAFFTGEAAGFVSGQVLYVAGGPLN; this comes from the coding sequence ATGTCCACCACTGAGCAGCGCGTCGCCGTAGTCACCGGTGCCGCGCGCGGCATCGGCGCCGCGACCGCCGTACGACTGGCCGCGGAGGGCCGCGCCGTCGCGGTGATCGACCTCGACGAGGCCGCGTGCAAGGACACCGTGGAGAAGATCACCGCCGCCGGTGGCAAGGCCATCGCCGTCGGCTGCGACGTCTCCGACGAGGCCCAGGTCGAGGCCGCCATCGCGCGGATCGCCGAGGAGCTCGGTGCGCCGACGATCCTGGTGAACAACGCGGGCGTGCTCCGCGACAACCTGCTCTTCAAGATGAGCGCGTCCGACTGGGACACGGTCATGAACGTGCACCTGCGCGGCTCCTTCCTGATGACGCGAGCCGTTCAGAAGTACATGGTGGACGCCAAGTTCGGCCGGATCGTCAACCTGTCCTCGTCCTCGGCGCTCGGCAACCGCGGCCAGGTGAACTACTCCGCGGCCAAGGCCGGTCTGCAGGGCTTCACCAAGACGCTCGCGTTCGAGCTCGGCAAGTTTGGCGTCACCGCGAACGCCGTCGCGCCCGGCTTCATCGTCACCGACATGACCGCGGCGACCGCGGCCCGCGTCGGCATGGGCTTCGAGGAGTTCCAGGCAGCCGCCGCCACCCAGATCCCCGTGCAGCGCGTCGGCAACCCCGACGACATCGCCAACGCGATCGCCTTCTTCACCGGCGAGGCCGCCGGATTCGTCTCCGGCCAGGTCCTGTACGTGGCCGGCGGGCCGCTCAACTAA
- a CDS encoding DUF3037 domain-containing protein — protein sequence MSERDIFEYALLRVVPRVERGECFNAGVLVYCRAKSFVAARTHLDETKLRALDPEADVAGVRAALRAVEGVCTGGEAAGQAARDDAGRRFRWLIAPRSTVVQPGPVHTGLTADPAAEAERLLDLLVR from the coding sequence GTGAGCGAGCGGGACATCTTCGAGTACGCGCTGCTGCGTGTCGTGCCGCGGGTCGAGCGCGGCGAGTGCTTCAACGCGGGCGTGCTGGTGTACTGCCGGGCCAAGTCCTTCGTCGCGGCGCGGACACATCTGGACGAGACCAAGCTGCGGGCGCTGGACCCGGAGGCGGACGTGGCGGGCGTACGGGCCGCGCTGCGCGCCGTCGAAGGGGTCTGTACCGGAGGAGAAGCCGCTGGTCAGGCGGCACGCGATGACGCCGGGAGGCGTTTTCGCTGGCTGATCGCGCCGCGCTCGACGGTCGTCCAGCCGGGGCCCGTGCACACCGGACTCACCGCCGATCCGGCTGCCGAGGCGGAGCGGTTGCTCGACCTGCTGGTCAGGTAA
- a CDS encoding HipA family kinase translates to MLKEVIATRYITPLREGGSLPGLVEADDLGTYVMKFSGAGQGRKTLVAEVVCGELARRLGLRVPGLVTIDLDPVLGLGEPDQEVQELLKSSGGLNLGMDFLSRAIGFDSLAFGVSPEEAGRIVWFDALVNNVDRSWRNPNMLVRSGELWLIDHGATMIWHHHWPGAGASAAKPYDVSDHALAPFGPDIASAAAELAPLVTEELLAEVTAEIPEEWLADEPGFDSTDALRRAYAQPLLARAAVIHERIKGIEGAK, encoded by the coding sequence ATGCTCAAGGAAGTCATCGCGACCCGCTACATCACGCCCCTGCGTGAGGGCGGCTCGCTGCCGGGGCTCGTCGAGGCCGACGATCTCGGGACCTATGTCATGAAGTTCAGCGGCGCCGGACAGGGGCGCAAAACGCTCGTGGCGGAGGTCGTCTGCGGTGAACTCGCCCGCCGGCTCGGCCTGCGCGTACCCGGTCTGGTGACGATCGACCTGGATCCGGTCCTGGGACTCGGCGAGCCGGACCAGGAAGTCCAGGAGCTGCTGAAGTCGAGCGGCGGGCTGAACCTCGGGATGGACTTCCTCTCCCGCGCGATCGGCTTCGATTCACTCGCTTTCGGCGTGAGCCCCGAGGAGGCCGGCCGGATCGTCTGGTTCGACGCGCTCGTCAACAACGTCGACCGCTCCTGGCGCAACCCCAACATGCTGGTCCGCAGCGGCGAGCTGTGGCTCATCGACCACGGCGCCACCATGATCTGGCACCACCACTGGCCCGGGGCGGGGGCCTCCGCCGCCAAGCCGTACGACGTCTCCGACCACGCGCTCGCGCCCTTCGGGCCGGACATCGCCTCGGCCGCCGCCGAGCTGGCGCCGCTGGTCACCGAGGAACTGCTCGCCGAGGTGACCGCCGAGATCCCCGAGGAGTGGCTGGCCGACGAGCCCGGCTTCGACTCGACCGACGCGCTGCGCCGCGCCTACGCGCAGCCGCTCCTGGCGCGCGCCGCCGTCATCCACGAGCGCATCAAGGGCATCGAGGGGGCCAAGTGA
- a CDS encoding Rieske (2Fe-2S) protein gives MTSESLQPVSAPARRTVVAAVGAAGLAVALTACGSDDKKSSGSTEVSGGGSGGGDNAEAGNAGATVLAKTTDIPEGGGKVFADQGVVVTQPTAGTFKAFSSKCTHQGCAVKGISNGVINCPCHGSQFSATDGSVKKGPATTALAAAKITVDGESIKLA, from the coding sequence ATGACCAGCGAATCGCTTCAGCCCGTCTCGGCTCCGGCCCGCCGCACCGTCGTGGCGGCGGTCGGCGCGGCGGGGCTCGCCGTCGCGCTGACCGCGTGCGGGTCGGACGACAAGAAGTCGTCCGGTTCCACCGAGGTGAGCGGGGGCGGCTCCGGAGGCGGCGACAACGCCGAGGCCGGGAACGCCGGCGCCACCGTCCTCGCCAAGACCACCGACATCCCGGAGGGCGGCGGCAAGGTCTTCGCCGACCAGGGGGTGGTGGTCACCCAGCCGACCGCGGGGACGTTCAAGGCCTTCTCCTCCAAGTGCACCCACCAGGGCTGCGCCGTGAAGGGCATCTCGAACGGCGTGATCAACTGCCCTTGCCACGGCAGCCAGTTCTCCGCCACCGACGGCAGCGTGAAGAAGGGGCCCGCGACGACCGCCCTGGCCGCCGCCAAGATCACCGTCGACGGCGAGTCGATCAAGCTGGCCTGA
- a CDS encoding cysteine hydrolase, whose product MPSYEQLSELLDPATTVLLTVECQQGVVGQDSALPELAKEARSSGALANVARLVAAAHESGVQVIHAIAERRPDGRGASRNARLFRAAERLPVRQLTGTTAVRIAPPIEVAEEDFVVRRLHGLSPIAGTDVDPLLRNVGCRTLVVTGVSANVAIPNAVFDAVNRGYTAVVPADAIAGVPSDYTPAMIRNTLALVATIASTDDVLACFKRPRR is encoded by the coding sequence ATGCCGTCGTACGAACAGCTCAGTGAACTCCTCGACCCCGCCACTACGGTGCTGCTCACCGTGGAGTGCCAGCAGGGTGTCGTGGGCCAGGACAGCGCGCTGCCCGAACTCGCCAAGGAGGCACGGTCGTCGGGGGCGCTCGCCAATGTCGCCCGGCTGGTGGCCGCCGCGCACGAAAGTGGGGTCCAGGTCATCCACGCGATCGCCGAGCGGCGGCCGGACGGCCGGGGCGCGAGCCGCAACGCCCGGCTGTTCCGCGCGGCCGAGCGGCTGCCCGTGCGGCAGCTGACGGGGACCACTGCCGTGCGGATCGCGCCGCCCATCGAGGTCGCCGAGGAGGACTTCGTCGTACGCCGGCTGCACGGCCTTTCGCCGATCGCGGGCACCGACGTCGATCCACTGCTGCGCAACGTGGGCTGCCGCACCCTCGTGGTGACCGGTGTCTCGGCCAACGTGGCCATCCCCAATGCCGTGTTCGACGCCGTGAACCGCGGCTACACCGCCGTCGTCCCCGCGGACGCCATCGCGGGGGTGCCCTCCGACTACACCCCCGCGATGATCCGCAACACGCTCGCCCTGGTCGCCACCATCGCCTCGACCGACGACGTGCTGGCCTGCTTCAAGCGACCGCGCCGCTGA
- a CDS encoding pyridoxamine 5'-phosphate oxidase family protein encodes MAVTQRRGRKIMMTPGELDEFLTTQRTCRVATVSKDGAPHVSALWFAWDGTSLWLYSVVRSKRWTELRRDPRVAVVIDSGEEYGDLRGVELSGTVEFVGEVPRTGELRAELDVPETLFARKNFGLEEMPHDGRHAWARLTPEAIASWDFRKLPPQ; translated from the coding sequence ATGGCCGTCACTCAGCGCAGGGGCCGGAAGATCATGATGACTCCCGGCGAACTGGACGAGTTCCTCACCACCCAGCGCACCTGCCGCGTCGCGACCGTGTCGAAGGACGGCGCCCCGCATGTGAGCGCCCTCTGGTTCGCCTGGGACGGGACCTCGTTGTGGCTGTACTCCGTGGTGCGCAGCAAGCGCTGGACGGAGCTGCGGCGCGATCCGCGCGTCGCCGTGGTGATCGACTCGGGCGAGGAGTACGGGGACCTGCGCGGCGTCGAGCTGTCCGGCACGGTGGAGTTCGTGGGGGAGGTCCCGCGCACCGGGGAGCTGCGCGCCGAACTCGACGTCCCGGAGACCCTGTTCGCGCGCAAGAACTTCGGCCTGGAGGAGATGCCGCACGACGGCCGCCACGCCTGGGCGCGGCTGACTCCGGAGGCGATCGCTTCGTGGGACTTCCGGAAACTGCCTCCTCAGTAG
- a CDS encoding LysR family transcriptional regulator, protein MLNLERLRTLDALARHGSVSGAAEGLHVTTSAVSQQMSKLEREVGQQLLAKNGRGVRLTDAGRLLADHAARILSQVELAQSDLEAQRGQVVGELRLSAFPTAARGLFPAALAALRADHPGLRVRSCELEPEAGVAGVVRGDLDLAVVLDWYNKPMPLPDGLVKASILDDPADVAMPVGHRLADRDEVDLGDFADDEWITWGEGEFCHEWLMFTLRSKGIEPHIGHRAAETHTQLGLVAAGLGVCVAPLLGRHPMPEGVVTVPVRQRVRRHVYVVWRADADRRPSIRAAVDALRRAGEGVE, encoded by the coding sequence ATGTTGAATCTGGAGCGCCTGCGCACCCTCGACGCCCTCGCCCGGCACGGTTCGGTGAGCGGCGCGGCCGAGGGGCTGCACGTGACGACGTCGGCCGTCTCCCAGCAGATGTCCAAGCTGGAGCGCGAGGTCGGGCAGCAGCTGCTCGCCAAGAACGGCCGGGGGGTGCGCCTCACCGACGCCGGGCGGCTGCTCGCCGACCATGCCGCGCGGATCCTGTCCCAGGTCGAGCTCGCCCAGTCCGACCTGGAGGCCCAGCGCGGTCAGGTGGTGGGTGAGTTGCGGCTGTCGGCGTTCCCGACCGCCGCGCGCGGTCTGTTTCCGGCCGCGCTCGCCGCTCTGCGTGCCGATCACCCCGGACTGCGGGTGCGCTCCTGCGAGCTGGAGCCGGAGGCCGGGGTTGCCGGGGTCGTGCGCGGCGATCTCGACCTGGCGGTCGTGCTCGACTGGTACAACAAGCCGATGCCGCTGCCCGACGGCCTGGTCAAGGCGTCGATCCTCGACGACCCGGCCGATGTCGCGATGCCGGTCGGGCACCGGCTCGCGGACCGTGACGAGGTGGATCTCGGTGATTTCGCCGACGACGAATGGATCACCTGGGGCGAGGGCGAGTTCTGCCACGAGTGGCTGATGTTCACGCTGCGCTCCAAGGGCATCGAACCGCACATCGGGCACCGCGCGGCGGAGACGCACACCCAACTCGGCCTGGTCGCCGCGGGGCTCGGGGTGTGCGTGGCTCCGCTGCTCGGGCGCCATCCGATGCCCGAGGGAGTCGTCACGGTGCCGGTGCGACAGCGTGTACGGCGCCATGTCTACGTCGTATGGCGGGCCGACGCCGACCGTCGGCCTTCGATCAGGGCGGCGGTGGACGCCTTGCGCAGGGCCGGGGAGGGCGTCGAGTGA
- a CDS encoding DMT family transporter, whose product MSTVTSRHTPAATTTTPHRRTPLDWRIRFGALSLIWGFSFLLIKVGTEGYAPFQVTFGRLLFGTAVLAAAMAVKRERLPRGARTWGHLAVAAFLLNALPFSLFAYSELTIPSTLAGICNATSPLWGMALSLVALFEDRPTRLRVAGLGIGFIGVLTVLGVWQGFHGLDATGTAMALLASLSYPIGWIYVRRTLAGTGHSHLSMTGAQLLLATAQLAFVTPLFTTLPSHFPITPLLAIAALGALGTGVAMLIQYGIVAEVGPTTAQMVTYFIPVIATAAGVAILGESLTWSTPVGAVIVLAGAALTQAKTRR is encoded by the coding sequence ATGAGCACCGTCACGAGCCGTCACACCCCCGCCGCCACGACCACGACCCCGCACCGCCGCACCCCTCTCGACTGGCGGATCCGCTTCGGCGCACTCTCCCTGATCTGGGGCTTCAGCTTTCTGCTCATCAAGGTCGGCACGGAGGGCTACGCACCGTTCCAAGTGACCTTCGGGCGGCTGCTGTTCGGGACCGCGGTGCTCGCGGCGGCGATGGCGGTGAAGCGGGAGCGGCTGCCGCGCGGGGCGCGCACCTGGGGGCATCTCGCGGTCGCGGCCTTCCTGCTGAACGCGCTGCCGTTCTCGCTCTTCGCCTACTCCGAGCTGACCATCCCGTCCACGCTCGCGGGCATCTGCAACGCGACCTCGCCGCTGTGGGGCATGGCCCTGTCCCTGGTCGCCCTCTTCGAGGACCGGCCCACCCGACTCAGGGTCGCCGGTCTCGGCATCGGCTTCATCGGCGTGCTGACGGTCCTCGGCGTCTGGCAGGGCTTCCACGGCCTGGACGCCACGGGCACGGCGATGGCCCTGCTGGCCTCGCTGAGCTACCCGATCGGCTGGATCTACGTCCGCCGCACGCTGGCCGGCACCGGTCACTCGCACCTGTCGATGACCGGCGCCCAGCTGCTGCTGGCCACCGCTCAACTGGCTTTCGTGACTCCGCTGTTCACCACGCTGCCGAGCCACTTCCCGATCACGCCGCTGCTCGCGATCGCCGCCCTGGGAGCCCTCGGCACGGGCGTGGCCATGCTCATCCAGTACGGCATCGTCGCGGAGGTCGGCCCGACGACCGCTCAGATGGTCACGTACTTCATCCCGGTGATAGCCACCGCCGCGGGCGTCGCGATCCTCGGCGAGTCGCTGACCTGGTCGACTCCGGTCGGCGCGGTGATCGTCCTCGCGGGCGCGGCGCTCACCCAGGCGAAGACGCGCCGCTGA